The genomic window CGTCCCACTGCGGGTAAACGGCATCTTCACCGTTACTACAATTTCACCGAGCTCATGGCTGAGACAGTGTCCAGATCGTTACACCATTCGTGCAGGTCGGAACTTACCCGACAAGGAATTTCGCTACCTTAGGACCGTTATAGTTACGGCCGCCGTTTACTGGGGCTTCAATTCAATGCTTCTCCGAAGATAACATCTCCTCTTAACCTTCCAGCACCGGGCAGGTGTCAGGCCCTATACTTCATCTTACGATTTTGCAGAGCCCTGTGTTTTTGATAAACAGTCGCCTGGACCTCTTCACTGCGGCCCCGATTGCTCGGGGCGACCTTTCTCCCGAAGTTACAGGTCTATTTTGCCTAATTCCTTAGCCATGAATCTCTCGAGCACCTTAGGATTCTCTCCTCAACTACCTGTGTCGGTTTACGGTACTGGTTCTTACTGCCTGAAGTTTAGAGGTTTTTCTTGGAAGCCCTTAGGCGCACTATCTCTTTGTCCGAAGACTCCGAGTACTATCGTATTTCACCAAGCTCTACGGATTTGCCTATAGAGCCTATAGCTAGGTACTTTAACGAACTATTCCGTCAGTTCGCGGCGCTTTCATCACTCCGTCACCCCATCACAGCAATAAGAAGTACGGGAATATTAACCCGTTAGCCATCGACTGTCCCTTTCGGGTTCGCCTTAGGACCAGACTAACCCACAGCTGATTAGCATAGCTGTGGAAACCTTAGTTTTTCGGTGTGCGGGTTTCTCGCCCGCATTATCGTTACTTATGCCTACATTTTCTTTTCTGACCGGTCCAGCATACCTTACGATACACCTTCTGCCCTGTCAGAATGCTCCCCTACCACTTACAGTAAACTGTAAATCCATAGCTTCGGTAATATGCTTATGCCCGATTATTATCCATGCTCGTCCGCTCGACTAGTGAGCTGTTACGCACTCTTTAAATGAATGGCTGCTTCCAAGCCAACATCCTAGCTGTCTGGGCAGACAAACCTCGTTCTTTCAACTTAGCATATATTTGGGGACCTTAGCTGATGGTCTGGGTTCTTTCCCTCTCGGACTTGGACCTTAGCACCCAAGCCCTCACTGTTAGTGAACATTATACAGCATTCGGAGTTTGTCAGGAATTGGTAGGCGGTGAAGCCCCCGCATCCAATCAGTAGCTCTACCTCTGTATAACTTTATAACTAACGCTGCACCTAAATGCATTTCGGGGAGTACGAGCTATTTCCGAGTTTGATTGGCCTTTCACCCCTACCCACAGGTCATCCGAAGACTTTTCAACGTCAACCGGTTCGGTCCTCCACTGTGTGTTACCACAGCTTCAACCTGCCCATGGGTAGATCACACGGTTTCGCGTCTAACACTACTGACTAAAGCGCCCTATTCAGACTCGCTTTCGCTGCGGATCCATGTCTTAAACACTTATCCTTGCCAGCAACGTTAACTCGTAGGCTCATTATGCAAAAGGCACGCCGTCACCCCACGAAAGGGCTCCGACCGCTTGTAAGCGTATGGTTTCAGGATCTATTTCACTCCGTTATTCACGGTTCTTTTCACCTTTCCCTCACGGTACTGGTTCACTATCGGTCTCTCAGGAGTATTTAGCCTTAGCGGATGGTCCCGCCAAATTCAGACAGGGTTTCACGTGCCCCGCCCTACTCAGGATACCACTATCTATTATACTTGTTACCCATACGGGGCTCTCACCCTCTATGGCGTTACTTTCCAGCAACTTCCGGTTCCTTGTACATAAAATGTCGTGGTCCTACAACCCCAGCACTGCCGTAACAGCACTGGTTTGGGCTAATCCGCGTTCGCTCGCCACTACTTACGGAATCACTTTTGTTTTCTTCTCCTCCGCCTACTTAGATGTTTCAGTTCAGCGGGTTTGCCCACCTATCGGTGTGTTATGCCTTCAGCATAACGGGTTGCCCCATTCAGGTATCTGCGGATCAATCGGTGTGTGCCCGTCCCCGCAGCTTTTCGCAGCTTATCACGCCTTTCATCGCCTCTGAGAGCCTAGGCATCCCCCATACGCCCTTATTTTGCTTATTGTACCAATCTTGTTTCTTAAAACAAGACCGTTTTTTTTGTTCTTTGTTATTGCTAACAAAAAACGCTTTCTACTTTCTTATTATTTTCTTATCTCAATATGTCAATGAACTTTGTTTCGCTTTAAGCCATAGGCTGTAAGCTGTAAGCTTTCGCTTTTGTGGAGAATAACGGAGTCGAACCGTTGACCTCCTGCGTGCAAGGCAGGCGCTCTAGCCAGCTGAGCTAATCCCCCATTTTAAATCTTAGATTTTAGAATTCAGATTTTAGATTTCTTAATTCTTCTCTAATTTCCTTTGGTGAATCCCAGCTTCCAGAATTTCCTTTAATCAAGCTTACAGTCTTTTTTTTCTGCTTTTGTAATTTACAATTCATAATTTACAAGCATCATTTTAAAAAGTAGTCCCGGGCAGACTCGAACTGCCGACCCCTACATTATCAGTGTAGTACTCTAACCAGCTGAGCTACGAGACTCTGTTTTACTTAATTTTCATTTCTTTTAAATTAACAGCAAGAGTAATACAATCTCCAATTCAGATTCCTTTAAATAAAAACCTTTTTTCCTAAGCGTGTGCAGGCACTAACACTCAGGCTCTAGAAAGGAGGTGTTCCAGCCGCACCTTCCGGTACGGCTACCTTGTTACGACTTAGCCCTAGTTACCAGTTTTACCCTAGGCAGCTCCTTGCGGTCACCGACTTCAGGCACCCCCAGCTTCCATGGCTTGACGGGCGGTGTGTACAAGGCCCGGGAACGTATTCACCGGATCATGGCTGATATCCGATTACTAGCGATTCCAGCTTCACGGAGTCGAGTTGCAGACTCCGATCCGAACTGTGACCGGCTTTGTAGATTCGCTCCTGGTCACCCAGTGGCTGCTCTCTGTACCGGCCATTGTAGCACGTGTGTAGCCCAAGGCGTAAGGGCCGTGATGATTTGACGTCATCCCCACCTTCCTCACAGTTTGCACTGGCAGTCTTGTTAGAGTTCCCGACTTGACTCGCTGGCAACTAACAACAGGGGTTGCGCTCGTTATAGGACTTAACCTGACACCTCACGGCACGAGCTGACGACAACCATGCAGCACCTTGTAAATTGTCTTGCGAAAGTTCTGTTTCCAAAACGGTCAATCTACATTTAAGCCTTGGTAAGGTTCCTCGCGTATCATCGAATTAAACCACATGCTCCACCGCTTGTGCGGGCCCCCGTCAATTCCTTTGAGTTTCATTCTTGCGAACGTACTCCCCAGGTGGGATACTTATCACTTTCGCTTAGCCACTGAGATTGCTCCCAACAGCTAGTATCCATCGTTTACGGCGTGGACTACCAGGGTATCTAATCCTGTTCGCTACCCACGCTTTCGTCCATCAGCGTCAATCCATTAGTAGTAACCTGCCTTCGCAATTGGTATTCCATGTAATCTCTAAGCATTTCACCGCTACACTACATATTCTAGTTACTTCCTAATAATTCAAGTTCAGCAGTATCAATGGCCGTTCCACCGTTGAGCGATGGGCTTTCACCACTGACTTACTAAACCGCCTACGGACCCTTTAAACCCAATGATTCCGGATAACGCTTGGATCCTCCGTATTACCGCGGCTGCTGGCACGGAGTTAGCCGATCCTTATTCTTACGATACCGTCAAGCTCCTATACATAGGAGTGTTTCTTCTCGTACAAAAGCAGTTTACAATCCATAGGACCGTCATCCTGCACGCGGCATGGCTGGATCAGGCTTGCGCCCATTGTCCAATATTCCTCACTGCTGCCTCCCGTAGGAGTCTGGTCCGTGTCTCAGTACCAGTGTGGGGGATCTCCCTCTCAGGACCCCTACCCATCGTTGCCTTGGTAAGCCGTTACCTTACCAACAAGCTAATGGGACGCATGCTCATCTTTCACCGTTGTGACTTTAATTATAACTCGATGCCGAGTCATAATACTATGAGGTATTAATCCAAATTTCTCTGGGCTATCCCTCTGTGAAAGGCAGATTGCATACGCGTTACGCACCCGTGCGCCGGTCTCTATCTCCGAAGAAATATACCCCTCGACTTGCATGTGTTAAGCCTGCCGCTAGCGTTCATCCTGAGCCAGGATCAAACTCTTCATCGTATATTGTAATATTATATATCGGTGAATATCTATCGGTTCTTTTCGAATCTTGCAATTCTATTACTCTTATTCTTTTGTCCTAACATCTCTGTTAAAACGGCTGTCAATTCAATATGTCTACGAACGTGTCTTCTTTTCTCTTTTCGCTTGTTTCTCAAAGCGGGTGCAAAACTAAAAATTATTTTTGTTTCCTGCAAGAAAAAATTAAAAAAATTTGAAACTTTTTTTTCGTCTCTTTTTCTTCATTTTCTCTCTCAGTATCTCAAGGAACATTCCGTGTTTTGCGGGGTGCAAATGTAATATCCGTTTTCCATTCTCACAAGCTTTTTCTAATCTTTTTTGAAAATTTCTTTTCAGCTTTGATTACTTTTCTTGTCAGTCTTTCAGGGAACGTTTATCGCTTCTGCGGGTGCAAAAGTACCACCTTTATTTACATCTGCAAGACTTTCTTTTATATTTTTTCCATCTTTTTAAATGCTTTTTTCTTAACAGACTGATAACTGATTCTTTACGCATGAAAGTTTTTTTGGGTAATGTGAGGTTTTTCCTCTTTCAACTGCTGTTTCCTCAGTTTAGACCAGCTTTCTTCTTTCAATTTTGCAGAGTTTTTAGTTTTCGGCACCCTTTTTTAATGCTTTTATTCAAATGTACTATTGAGAACTACTGCCTCTGCCGCGACAGCAGTGTAAACAGCTTCTTATTTATAACAGAATCCCAATTCTTAAATTCCAAATTTACTGTACAGGGCTTCGACTCCGCTCAGCCTGACAGATGTTTTGCGACCTTTATATTATAGTATAATTTCTCCCTTATATATATGTGTAGAAAAAAACAAACCCGATGGGTTTTAGAAACCTGTCGGATTTTAGTGGAGTATTATTATATAGGTACTATTTATTTTTTAGCTCTTTCGCTCTTTCCTGCCATTTAACAGAAAGGTCGTCGTAGTTTACGGGATTGGCTGATTTTTGATTCACTAATCTGCCTGACTCAAATGCTCGAACTAGGATTGTTTCTATTAAATAATCTTCGTTTACGTCGTACGGTTTATATTCAGTCTTTAAACTAATGTCAAATAAATTTGCTGTTGTATTTGACACAAATGCTTTGAAACCACTTTTTAAGGTCTTAATCAGTTCATAGGTTGTGATTCCGGTTTGGCGATGAATTAGTTTTACAAGAATTTGCCCTTGCTTTCTAGAAAGCTTTTTTAGTCTTTCTTCGAATTCATTATTCAAATAATCTTCAACAATTTTAAAGTACTTTTTCTTTTCACGATTTGTTTTTAAACGAGCCATTCCGCTGTTTAATGCTGTTAATCGTTCTGAAGCCAATTTTGCATAAGGGTAAACCTTATATACTCTGTTCTGCAGGATTTGAAATTGCTTCAATTCTTCTGGATTCATTTTTTCACCTTTAGAAATAATGATCTCAGGTAATTGAATGGTATCATTTAAAATAGAATCTTGCTCTGTTAGTATATATCCCATTTGTTCGTTCTCTTTGGGAGTAACTTGGGCACTAGCTGAAAAGGAAACAAATAGTATAAACAAAATAAAACTGGTAAATCTCATTGAATCATAATTTAAATGTAAAATTATATATTTATACACAACTCTAATACCAAATTTATATTTTAGCGGAAAATTTTTTTTATGAGTACAAATTCTATCTTACAAGATACTTCTATAGCTTTCTTAGAAAGCTACTTAAATAACGCTTCTCCGACTGGTTACGAAAGTCAAGGTCAAAAGCTTTGGATGAATTATTTAAAACCTTACGTTGATACTTTTATTACAGATACTTATGGAACTGCAGTTGGAGTAATTAATCCTGATGCTCCATATAAGGTTGTTATTGAGGGTCATGCTGATGAAATTTCGTGGTATGTAAACTATATAACTGAGGATGGACTATTGTACGTTGTTAGAAATGGAGGTTCAGATCATCAGATTGCTCCTTCCAAGCGCGTTCATATTCATACTAAAAAAGGAATTGTAAATGGTGTTTTCGGTTGGCCGGCGATTCACACTAGATTACGTGATAAGGAAGAAGTTCCTAAAACAAGTAATATTTTTATTGATTTGGGATGTGAAAATAAAGAGCAGGTTGAAGCTCTTGGCGTTCATGTTGGGTGCGTGATCACTTATCCTGATGAATTTATGATTTTGAATGAAAATAAGTTTGTCTGTCGCGCTATCGACAATAGATTGGGAGGTTTTATGATTGCTGAAGTGGCTCGTTTACTTCATGAAAATAACAAGAAACTTCCGTTTGGACTTTATATTGTAAATTCTGTTCAAGAGGAAATTGGTCTTCGAGGTGCAGAAATGATTGCCCACAGAATAAAACCTAATGTTGCTATCGTGACTGACGTCTGCCACGATACAACAACGCCAATGATTGACAAAAAGGTTGAAGGCGATTTGAAAATGGGCAGAGGTCCTGTTATTGCCTACTCGCCTGCTGTACAAAATAATTTACGTGATTTAATTGTCGAAACGGCTCAAGAAAATAAAATTCCATTTCAACGTCACGCTACTTCGAGATCAACAGGCACTGATACTGACGCATTTGCTTACAGCAACGGAGGTGTTCCGTCTGCGTTGATTTCACTTCCTTTGCGCTATATGCATACAACTGTAGAAATGGTTCATAGAGATGATGTAGAAAATGTAATTCAGTTAATCTATGAGTCTCTTTTGAAAATCGAGAACAATGAAACTTTTTCTTATTTTAAATAAGATGTATCTTTAATGTAAATCCGGTGTATTTTTTTTGACCGGGTTTACAAATAATAAATCACATGAAAATATTACTACTCGAAGACGACTTTACTTTATCAAAAGAAATCTCAGCATTCTTTACTTCAAAGGATTTCGAGTGTTTTGCCTTTTATGATGGATCATTATTGTTGAAAAAATACTTTCCGTACGAATATGATCTGATTATTCTTGATATTAATGTTCCTGGTGTAAACGGAATCGACGTTTGTAAAGGTATTCGAGAAGTCGATAAAAAGACACCTATTATTATGCTGACTGCTTTTAGCGAAATTGAAGATAAATTATCCTCTTTTGATAATGGCGCGGATGATTATTTGGTAAAACCTTTTCATTTTGATGAATTATATGCCAGAGTGCAGTCGTTATTAAGACGTAAAGATGTTCCGCAGCAAGTAGAAAACAAATTACATCTTAAAGATCTTGAGATTTTTGAAGATGATATGAAGGTTTTTAGATCTGGTGAAGAAATAAAACTTACTCCAAAGGAGTTTAAATTAATTTTGATTCTGGCTCATGCAAAAGGAAAAGTACTTTCTAAACAATTTATTGCAGATAAACTTTGGGATTATCATATAGAGACCAATCAGAATACTATTGAGGTTTATATTAATTTTTTGAGAAAGAAAATAGATAAAGATCATGATGTAAAACTAATTAGAACCAAAGTTGGATACGGATATTATCTAAGCGATCAAGAATGACATTAAAAAATAGGATATCACTTTTAGTTAGTTTACTGTTTACCATTCTTTTTGGATTGGCATCTACGGTGATATTCATTTTATATTCCAATTATAGAAAAGAGGAATTTCGCGAGCGACTGGAAATTAAAGCTTTATCTAATATAAAGTTATTAGTTAATGTTAAGCAAGTCGATAATCAGCTTTTAAAAATAATTGATCAAAATTCTATTAATAAACTGTATGATGAAAAAACATTAGTTTTTGATTCTAACTATAAATTAATATACAGCAGTATAGATGATGCCAAAATCAATTGGTCTGTTGACGACTTAAAGTATTTAAAAAAGAACAAAACCTTTTTTAAAAAGCAGGGAGATTATGAGGTATACGGTGTATTTTACGACACTAATGACAAAGATTTCTACGCATTAATCTCTGCAACTGATGATTACGGAAACAGAAAACTGCTTTTCTTACGCTATACTTTGGTTATTTCGTACATCTTTTTTACCACTATCTGCTGGCTTCTGACTTCTTTTATGGTTAGGAA from Flavobacterium fluviale includes these protein-coding regions:
- a CDS encoding response regulator transcription factor: MKILLLEDDFTLSKEISAFFTSKDFECFAFYDGSLLLKKYFPYEYDLIILDINVPGVNGIDVCKGIREVDKKTPIIMLTAFSEIEDKLSSFDNGADDYLVKPFHFDELYARVQSLLRRKDVPQQVENKLHLKDLEIFEDDMKVFRSGEEIKLTPKEFKLILILAHAKGKVLSKQFIADKLWDYHIETNQNTIEVYINFLRKKIDKDHDVKLIRTKVGYGYYLSDQE
- a CDS encoding M42 family metallopeptidase, encoding MSTNSILQDTSIAFLESYLNNASPTGYESQGQKLWMNYLKPYVDTFITDTYGTAVGVINPDAPYKVVIEGHADEISWYVNYITEDGLLYVVRNGGSDHQIAPSKRVHIHTKKGIVNGVFGWPAIHTRLRDKEEVPKTSNIFIDLGCENKEQVEALGVHVGCVITYPDEFMILNENKFVCRAIDNRLGGFMIAEVARLLHENNKKLPFGLYIVNSVQEEIGLRGAEMIAHRIKPNVAIVTDVCHDTTTPMIDKKVEGDLKMGRGPVIAYSPAVQNNLRDLIVETAQENKIPFQRHATSRSTGTDTDAFAYSNGGVPSALISLPLRYMHTTVEMVHRDDVENVIQLIYESLLKIENNETFSYFK
- a CDS encoding DUF4294 domain-containing protein — translated: MRFTSFILFILFVSFSASAQVTPKENEQMGYILTEQDSILNDTIQLPEIIISKGEKMNPEELKQFQILQNRVYKVYPYAKLASERLTALNSGMARLKTNREKKKYFKIVEDYLNNEFEERLKKLSRKQGQILVKLIHRQTGITTYELIKTLKSGFKAFVSNTTANLFDISLKTEYKPYDVNEDYLIETILVRAFESGRLVNQKSANPVNYDDLSVKWQERAKELKNK